One Enterococcus silesiacus genomic window carries:
- a CDS encoding ABC transporter yields the protein MAILETKNLSYFYQDGDQRRFILKDTNVSFEQGKFYSILGQSGSGKTTFLSLISALDTPKEGQVLLNGKDIKSIGYEKYRRDAISIIFQSYNLVPYLTALENVLVAMSITDNELPPNQKEVAYNLLDYIGITSEKADRLVNQLSGGEQQRVAIARALATNVDIILADEPTGNLDEGMEQEIVDIFQNLAKVHNKCVIVVTHSNDIADQSDETYYLKKGVLKKYE from the coding sequence ATGGCGATTTTAGAAACAAAAAATCTTAGTTATTTTTATCAAGATGGCGATCAGCGCCGTTTCATTTTAAAAGATACCAATGTTTCCTTTGAACAAGGAAAATTTTATAGTATTTTAGGACAATCTGGTTCCGGAAAAACAACGTTTCTTTCATTGATCAGTGCTTTAGACACACCAAAGGAAGGGCAAGTTTTATTAAACGGAAAAGATATTAAATCAATCGGCTATGAAAAATATCGTCGTGATGCTATCAGTATTATTTTTCAAAGTTATAATTTAGTTCCTTACCTGACAGCTTTAGAGAATGTTTTGGTAGCAATGTCGATTACAGATAATGAACTGCCACCGAATCAAAAAGAAGTTGCCTACAATCTTTTAGATTATATTGGTATTACAAGTGAGAAAGCAGATCGGCTGGTGAATCAGCTTTCTGGTGGTGAACAGCAACGTGTTGCGATTGCTAGAGCTTTAGCTACGAATGTAGATATCATTTTAGCAGATGAACCAACAGGAAATTTAGATGAAGGAATGGAACAGGAGATTGTCGATATTTTTCAAAATCTTGCTAAAGTTCATAATAAGTGTGTGATTGTCGTAACGCACTCAAATGATATTGCAGATCAATCTGACGAGACCTATTACCTGAAAAAAGGTGTGTTAAAAAAGTATGAGTGA